From Lemur catta isolate mLemCat1 chromosome 19, mLemCat1.pri, whole genome shotgun sequence, a single genomic window includes:
- the ZNF146 gene encoding zinc finger protein OZF: MSHLSQQRIYSGENPFACKVCGKAFSHKSNLTEHEHFHNREKPFECNECGKAFSQKQYVIKHQNTHTGEKLFECNECGKSFSQKENLLTHQKIHTGEKPFECKDCGKAFIQKSNLIRHQRTHTGEKPFVCKECGKTFSGKSNLTEHEKIHIGEKPFKCSECGTAFGQKKYLIKHQNIHTGEKPYECNECGKAFSQRTSLIVHVRIHSGDKPYECNVCGKAFSQSSSLTVHVRSHTGEKPYGCNECGKAFSQFSTLALHLRIHTGKKPYQCSECGKAFSQKSHHIRHQKIHTH, encoded by the coding sequence ATGTCACACCTCAGTCAGCAGAGAATTTACAGTGGGGAAAACCCCTTTGCCTGCAAGgtatgtgggaaagccttcagccaCAAATCAAATCTCACTGAAcatgaacattttcataatagAGAGAAACCttttgaatgtaatgaatgtggaaaagcctttagcCAAAAGCAGTATGTCATTAAACATCAGAACACCCATACTGGAGAGAAGCTttttgaatgtaatgaatgtgggaagtCCTTCAGCCAGAAGGAAAACCTCCTTACCCATCAGaaaattcacactggagagaaaccttttGAGTGTAAAGATTGCGGGAAAGCTTTCATTCAGAAGTCAAACCTCATCCGACATCAGAGaactcacacaggagagaagcccttTGTATGTAAGGAGTGTGGAAAAACCTTTAGTGGCAAATCAAACCTTACTGAGCATGAGAAAATCCATATTGGCGAGAAACCCTTTAAATGTAGTGAATGTGGAACAGCTTTTGGCCAGAAGAAGTACCTCATAAAACATCAAAacattcacactggagagaaaccctatgaatgtaatgaatgtggaaaagccttctcTCAACGAACATCACTTATTGTACATGTGAGAATTCATTCAGGTGATAAACCTTATGAATGCAATGTATGTGGAAAAGCATTCTCTCAGAGTTCATCTCTTACTGTCCATGTGAGAAGCCACACAGGTGAGAAACCCTATGgttgtaatgaatgtgggaaagctttctCTCAATTCTCAACCCTTGCTCTGCATTTGAGAATACACACAGGTAAGAAGCCTTATCAatgtagtgaatgtgggaaagctttcagcCAGAAGTCACACCACATTAGACACCAGAAAATCCATACTCATTAA